Proteins co-encoded in one Chrysemys picta bellii isolate R12L10 chromosome 13, ASM1138683v2, whole genome shotgun sequence genomic window:
- the LOC101941979 gene encoding olfactory receptor 6B1-like encodes MQNITNIESGNQTTITEFILLGFGILPEVQILLFLVFLVIYIVTMAGNILIVALVVADGHLHTPMYFFLGNLSCLETCYTSTILPRLLASLLTGDRTISVNSCLVQFNLFSCLVSTECYLLASMSYDRYFAICKPLCYSTLMNFKFCTELATGSWIGGFLVSSVTTYLISQLTFCGPNEMDQFFCDLTPMIKLSCTDTHLLELVTLIFSSVFSLPPFLLTLTSYICIIAAILRIPSTTGRQKAFSTCSSHLIVVTIFYGTLIIVYLLPNRMRDLNKIFSVIYTVLTPLVNPFIYSLRNKEVNEALRQAVRKFLSFTRMQIN; translated from the coding sequence ATGCAAAACATAACAAATATTGAATCTGGAAACCAAACGACCATCACAGAATTCATTCTCCTGGGATTTGGGATTCTCCCTGAAGTGCAGATTCTTCTCTTCCTGGtgtttctagtgatctacattgtgACCATGGCCGGGAACATCCTCATCGTTGCGCTAGTTGTGGCTGATGGGCACCTtcatacccccatgtacttcttcctggggaacttgtcctgtttggagacctgctacacctccaccatcctgcccaggctgctggccagtctcctgacaggggacagaaccatttctgttaaCAGCTGTTTAGTGCAGTTCAATTTGTTTAGCTGTCTTGTGTCTACAGAATGTTATCTCTTAGCCtcgatgtcttatgatcggtattttGCAATATGCAAACCACTGTGTTATTCAACCCTCATGAATTTCAAGTTCTGCACTGAGCTAGCAACTGGGTCATGGATAGGTGGCTTTCTGGTTAGCTCTGTGACAACATATTTGATATCACAGCTAACTTTTTGTGGCCCCAATGAAATGGACCAGTTCTTTTGTGATCTCACCCCAATGATTAAACTGTCCTGCACTGACACACATCTGTTAGAACTTGTGACCCTCATCTTCTCCTCTGTGTTTTCACTGCCCCCATTTCTACTAACCCTGACATCCTATATTTGTATCATCGCTGCCATCCtcagaatcccttccaccactgggaggcaaaaggccttttccacctgctcctcccacctcatcgtggtgacaattttctatgggaCTCTCATAATTGTGTATCTGCTACCAAACAGAATGAGAGATCTAAACAAAATATTCTCTGTCATCTACACAGTCCTGACTCCTCTGGTCAATCCattcatctacagcctgagaaacaaagaggtcaaCGAGGCCCTGAGACAAGCTGTCAGGAAATTTCTGTCTTTCACAAGAATGCAGATAAACTAA